In Eupeodes corollae chromosome 3, idEupCoro1.1, whole genome shotgun sequence, a single genomic region encodes these proteins:
- the LOC129949099 gene encoding adenosine kinase produces MGCRCVTVREEFATRMSSPSKIRSSVRRSGSGTPKVIAFGNVLLDATVQLNDLEILKRYKLSLDAKGEIDIQTLTKISEEICGSLMAPVNCGGSALNTTRILKQLGTDCLFFGAVGGDPLADLLKGILKKTGVHASLEVIPDDSTGQCVCFVYGRKNALYANVGASSKFSLEYLKHAEIQEKLLHKSKKRQIFYLEGFFLPQKTDVVRHIVRNYIGERKILVLNLSAPYIIEENFDIMTFLVHSAHVVFGNRDEFTTLSKKCGFRSIEEFSKQELTQKPSTVFVITNDKQNVLLIRNNGTREAPMVEFDSFAVPMVKVVDSTGAGDSFVAGFLHSYLKGCPLTKCIQHAIAVASLVVQQVGCNLP; encoded by the exons ATGGGTTGTCGTTGTGTAACAGTTCGCGAAGAGTTTGCCACACGAATGTCGTCGCCCTCGAAGATCAGAAGCTCTGTCCGCAGAAGCGGCAGCGGCACGCCAAAAGTAATCGCGTTCGGTAACGTCTTACTCGATGCAACGGTCCAGCTAAATGATCTGGAAATTCTCAAGCGTTACAAATTGTCATTGGATGCCAAGGGCGAAATCGATATCCAGACTTTGACAAAAATTTCGGAGGAAATTTGTGGCAG CTTGATGGCACCAGTGAACTGTGGTGGTTCCGCTCTCAACACAACACGCATATTAAAGCAGCTAGGGACTGATTGCTTATTCTTTGGGGCCGTTGGCGGAGACCCACTGGCGGACTTACTGAAGGGTATCCTCAAAAAGACGGGCGTCCATGCAAG CTTGGAAGTCATTCCCGACGATTCGACGGGACAATGTGTTTGCTTTGTCTATGGACGCAAGAACGCCCTCTACGCCAATGTTGGAGCATCATCAAAATTCAGCCTTGAATACCTTAAACACGCCGAAATCCAAGAAAAGCTTCTGCACAAAAGTAAAAAGCGCCAAATTTTCTACCTCGAAGGTTTCTTCCTGCCCCAAAAAACCGACGTAGTCCGACACATCGTTCGAAACTACATTGGCGAGAGAAAAATCTTAGTCCTCAATCTCAGCGCACCATACATTATCGAAGAGAATTTCGACATAATGACGTTCCTAGTGCACAGTGCCCATGTGGTGTTCGGTAATCGAGATGAATTTACGACTCTTAGTAAAAAATGTGGATTTCGTTCGATTGAAGAATTTTCCAAACAAGAACTGACTCAAAAACCCTCGACAGTATTCGTCATCACGAatgataaacaaaatgttttacttaTTCGAAATAATGGAACTCGTGAGGCACCAATGGTGGAATTTGATTCGTTTGCAGTGCCAATGGTTAAAGTTGTTGATTCGACGGGGGCTGGAGATTCTTTTGTGgctggatttttgcattcgtATTTGAAGGGATGTCCGCTGACAAAATGCATTCAACATGCCATAGCGGTAGCTAGTTTAGTTGTTCAACAAGTTGGATGTAATTTACCCtaa